One Halobellus ruber genomic window carries:
- a CDS encoding DUF1931 domain-containing protein: MSDLTVKVAVKDALSEHSVSADFYDALDEEVAELLNDAAERAEATDRKTVQPRDL; this comes from the coding sequence ATGTCTGACCTAACCGTCAAAGTAGCCGTGAAGGACGCACTCTCGGAGCACAGCGTCTCGGCAGATTTCTACGATGCCCTCGATGAGGAGGTCGCCGAACTGCTCAACGACGCCGCAGAGCGGGCTGAGGCCACCGACCGAAAGACGGTCCAGCCTCGCGACCTGTAG
- the xseA gene encoding exodeoxyribonuclease VII large subunit, whose translation MAEAPNTDRQAVEPETGEVLSVSQLNDRIASVIEDAPALDGVGCIGEVTDLHQNSTALYFTLTDGNAELSCMIWANRYRKVDADLEDGTEVILEGDIDYWTEGGKIDLKPWEVIVVGDGDQAAAVERLRSELEERGWFDDEQKQRPPAFPERVGVVTSLRGDARYDIQSAIHEQDPTVDILVKDATVQGSEAPKSIANGIHHLDRSEDVDAIIVGRGGGSDSNLQAFNTERVAEAIFTANTPVVTAIGHTDDRLIADRVADIAAITPTAAGEYIAKSRTDFLASEIEPLEQQLEAAYETFEQEHEHEQELAEAVEEATASEGLPPIYYKAAIAVLLLLLLLITALWLGVL comes from the coding sequence ATGGCTGAGGCACCGAATACTGACCGGCAGGCGGTCGAGCCTGAGACTGGAGAGGTCCTTAGTGTATCCCAACTGAACGACCGGATTGCGTCGGTCATTGAGGACGCGCCTGCCCTCGACGGTGTCGGCTGTATTGGCGAGGTCACGGATCTCCATCAGAACAGTACGGCGCTCTATTTCACCCTCACTGACGGCAACGCCGAGCTTTCCTGTATGATCTGGGCGAACCGCTATCGGAAGGTGGATGCCGACCTTGAGGACGGAACTGAGGTCATCCTCGAAGGCGATATCGACTACTGGACTGAGGGTGGGAAAATCGACCTCAAGCCGTGGGAGGTGATCGTCGTCGGCGACGGCGACCAAGCGGCCGCCGTCGAGCGGCTACGAAGCGAACTCGAAGAACGTGGCTGGTTCGACGACGAGCAGAAACAACGTCCGCCGGCGTTTCCGGAACGGGTCGGTGTCGTGACCTCACTCCGGGGCGACGCTCGCTACGACATCCAGAGCGCGATCCACGAGCAGGACCCTACCGTCGACATCCTAGTGAAGGATGCGACCGTCCAGGGGTCGGAGGCACCGAAGTCCATCGCGAACGGGATTCACCATCTGGACCGGTCAGAGGACGTCGATGCGATCATCGTCGGCCGCGGTGGCGGGAGCGATTCGAACCTCCAAGCATTCAATACCGAACGGGTCGCGGAAGCGATCTTCACCGCGAACACGCCGGTCGTGACTGCCATCGGCCATACTGACGACCGACTGATCGCGGATCGGGTGGCGGACATAGCCGCGATCACGCCGACCGCCGCCGGCGAGTACATCGCGAAGTCGCGGACTGACTTCCTCGCCAGCGAGATTGAGCCGCTGGAGCAACAGTTGGAGGCCGCCTACGAGACCTTCGAGCAGGAGCACGAACACGAACAGGAACTGGCCGAGGCGGTTGAAGAAGCGACGGCTTCCGAGGGCCTTCCGCCGATCTACTACAAGGCCGCGATTGCTGTCCTCCTCCTGCTGTTGTTGCTCATTACTGCCCTCTGGTTGGGAGTGCTCTGA
- a CDS encoding exodeoxyribonuclease VII small subunit, with product MAKDPDIKRRMDRVEEIIDQFDADEESLEDGREFYDEGQELLAEIRERLQDGDGEVIEIE from the coding sequence ATGGCGAAGGACCCCGATATCAAACGGCGGATGGATCGCGTCGAGGAGATCATCGACCAGTTCGATGCGGATGAGGAGTCGCTCGAGGACGGCCGTGAGTTCTACGACGAGGGCCAGGAATTGTTGGCTGAAATCCGGGAACGGCTCCAAGACGGGGACGGTGAGGTCATCGAAATCGAGTAG